Proteins from one Hemicordylus capensis ecotype Gifberg chromosome 7, rHemCap1.1.pri, whole genome shotgun sequence genomic window:
- the PPM1N gene encoding probable protein phosphatase 1N isoform X1: MAGFVRLLVSGAERMVSRFFKTEQEEAVEAPSFFLEAPRTEKLLEQGALGGLRYGLGSMQGWRAHMEDAHTAQLQLPGALAGWAFFAVYDGHAGSTVAHFCAQHLLGHVLEAAALSGPAEEEDPQAVKEALRQAFLALDTRMQALSQAEAWERAGSTAVAVLLSPRHFYFANLGDSRALLCRSATVAFSTQDHKPSKPRERERIEDAGGTVTLQRVNGSLAVSRALGDFDYKAVAWRGQTEQLVSPEPEVEQLARCPANDEFLVLACDGVWDTFDNSGLCAFVHSRLSLSGDPQDVCERLLDACLYKGSRDNMTCIVVCFPAAPGVSQEALQKERELDAYLEERVAEIYDELLQQEEGPSLIGVFQSLATDVNPSLPPGGGLASKRAVIMEAYGRVKQSRGEQQPSVREAAAAPSAGV; encoded by the exons ATGGCAGGCTTTGTGAGGCTCCTGGTGTCCGGAGCGGAGCGGATGGTGTCCCGCTTCTTCAAGACCgagcaggaggaggcggtggaAGCCCCCAGTTTCTTCCTGGAGGCACCCCGGACggagaagctgctggagcaaGGAGCGCTGGGGGGCTTGAGGTACGGCCTGGGCTCCATGCAGGGCTGGCGGGCCCACATGGAAGATGCCCACACGGCCCAGCTGCAGCTGCCCGGCGCCCTGGCCGGCTGGGCCTTCTTTGCCGTGTACGACGGGCACGCAGGCAGCACGGTGGCCCACTTCTGCGCCCAGCACTTGCTCGGGCACGTGCTGGAGGCCGCGGCCTTGTCGGGCCCCGCGGAGGAGGAGGACCCCCAGGCCGTGAAGGAGGCCCTGCGCCAGGCCTTCCTGGCCCTCGACACGCGCATGCAGGCCCTGTCGCAGGCGGAGGCGTGGGAGCGGGCGGGGTCCACAGCCGTGGCCGTCTTGCTCTCCCCGCGCCACTTCTACTTCGCCAACCTGGGCGACTCCAGGGCGCTGCTGTGCCGCTCGGCCACCGTCGCCTTCTCCACCCAAGACCACAAGCCCAGCAAGCCGCGGGAGCGCGAGCGCATCGAGGACGCGGGCGGCACCGTGACGCTGCAGCGGGTCAACGGCTCCCTGGCCGTCTCCCGCGCCCTGGGCGACTTTGACTACAAGGCCGTGGCCTGGCGGGGCCAAACCGAGCAGCTGGTCTCGCCCGAGCCCGAGGTGGAGCAACTGGCCCGCTGCCCGGCCAACGACGAGTTCTTGGTGCTGGCCTGCGATGGGGTGTGGGACACCTTTGACAACTCGGGGCTGTGTGCGTTCGTGCACTCCCGCCTGTCCCTCTCCGGAGACCCGCAAGATGTGTGTGAGCGTCTGCTTGACGCCTGTCTCTACAAG GGCAGCCGTGACAATATGACCTGCATCGTGGTGtgcttcccagctgcccctggaGTCTCCCAAGAGGCCTTGCAAAAGGAGCGTGAGCTGGACGCTTACCTGGAGGAGAGGGTGGCAG AGATTTACGATgaactgctgcagcaggaagagggTCCCAGCCTCATTGGCGTGTTCCAGAGTCTGGCCACGGATGTGAACCCCAGCCTTCCTCCTGGGGGAGGCCTGGCTAGCAA GAGAGCGGTCATCATGGAGGCCTACGGCCGGGTGAAGCAGAGCCGTGGAGAGCAACAGCCCTCGGTGAGAGAAGCCGCAGCCGCTCCCTCAGCGGGC
- the PPM1N gene encoding probable protein phosphatase 1N isoform X2 produces MAGFVRLLVSGAERMVSRFFKTEQEEAVEAPSFFLEAPRTEKLLEQGALGGLRYGLGSMQGWRAHMEDAHTAQLQLPGALAGWAFFAVYDGHAGSTVAHFCAQHLLGHVLEAAALSGPAEEEDPQAVKEALRQAFLALDTRMQALSQAEAWERAGSTAVAVLLSPRHFYFANLGDSRALLCRSATVAFSTQDHKPSKPRERERIEDAGGTVTLQRVNGSLAVSRALGDFDYKAVAWRGQTEQLVSPEPEVEQLARCPANDEFLVLACDGVWDTFDNSGLCAFVHSRLSLSGDPQDVCERLLDACLYKGSRDNMTCIVVCFPAAPGVSQEALQKERELDAYLEERVAEIYDELLQQEEGPSLIGVFQSLATDVNPSLPPGGGLASKRAVIMEAYGRVKQSRGEQQPSAASTSPSG; encoded by the exons ATGGCAGGCTTTGTGAGGCTCCTGGTGTCCGGAGCGGAGCGGATGGTGTCCCGCTTCTTCAAGACCgagcaggaggaggcggtggaAGCCCCCAGTTTCTTCCTGGAGGCACCCCGGACggagaagctgctggagcaaGGAGCGCTGGGGGGCTTGAGGTACGGCCTGGGCTCCATGCAGGGCTGGCGGGCCCACATGGAAGATGCCCACACGGCCCAGCTGCAGCTGCCCGGCGCCCTGGCCGGCTGGGCCTTCTTTGCCGTGTACGACGGGCACGCAGGCAGCACGGTGGCCCACTTCTGCGCCCAGCACTTGCTCGGGCACGTGCTGGAGGCCGCGGCCTTGTCGGGCCCCGCGGAGGAGGAGGACCCCCAGGCCGTGAAGGAGGCCCTGCGCCAGGCCTTCCTGGCCCTCGACACGCGCATGCAGGCCCTGTCGCAGGCGGAGGCGTGGGAGCGGGCGGGGTCCACAGCCGTGGCCGTCTTGCTCTCCCCGCGCCACTTCTACTTCGCCAACCTGGGCGACTCCAGGGCGCTGCTGTGCCGCTCGGCCACCGTCGCCTTCTCCACCCAAGACCACAAGCCCAGCAAGCCGCGGGAGCGCGAGCGCATCGAGGACGCGGGCGGCACCGTGACGCTGCAGCGGGTCAACGGCTCCCTGGCCGTCTCCCGCGCCCTGGGCGACTTTGACTACAAGGCCGTGGCCTGGCGGGGCCAAACCGAGCAGCTGGTCTCGCCCGAGCCCGAGGTGGAGCAACTGGCCCGCTGCCCGGCCAACGACGAGTTCTTGGTGCTGGCCTGCGATGGGGTGTGGGACACCTTTGACAACTCGGGGCTGTGTGCGTTCGTGCACTCCCGCCTGTCCCTCTCCGGAGACCCGCAAGATGTGTGTGAGCGTCTGCTTGACGCCTGTCTCTACAAG GGCAGCCGTGACAATATGACCTGCATCGTGGTGtgcttcccagctgcccctggaGTCTCCCAAGAGGCCTTGCAAAAGGAGCGTGAGCTGGACGCTTACCTGGAGGAGAGGGTGGCAG AGATTTACGATgaactgctgcagcaggaagagggTCCCAGCCTCATTGGCGTGTTCCAGAGTCTGGCCACGGATGTGAACCCCAGCCTTCCTCCTGGGGGAGGCCTGGCTAGCAA GAGAGCGGTCATCATGGAGGCCTACGGCCGGGTGAAGCAGAGCCGTGGAGAGCAACAGCCCTCG